The genomic DNA GGGCCGTTGTGAGAGCCAGAAGCACCAGGACACGCATGTGTGACCGCATGGACTTCCTCCTTTTCGCCTGTACGACCTCTCTACGTGAAGACAGTCCGGCTTCCGGCCGGTCGTCCGCGTTCCTGCAGGGCAAGTCGTCAGGAATGCATCTTTCAACAGCCCCGCACAGCCTACTGGTCCATCCAGAGCACCTCGAAGAGGTTACCGTTATGCACGTAGTCGCTGATGCCGGACTTGAAGTTGCGGACCTGCGGCGCGACGGCGATGAACGTGTACGGCCAGACCATGGGCATCAGTCCCACCAGGTCTTTTGTGGCGTACTCCTCCGCCTCGCGAATGAGCCGTCGCCGCTCATCCTCTCGCACTGTGCCTAGCTGCGCGTCGTTGAGCTGCTTGAGGCGATCGTCTTTGTCGTGCGAGTAGTTCAGGCTGCCACCCGGCGTCAGGTAGTTGCTGACAATCACGCCTGGGTCCGGCGTGCTGTAGACGGGCGTGTAGACCACGGCCTGGAACTGCCCCCGTTGCGCTGAATCAAAGAACGATGCGTCCTCCAGGACGCGGAGGCGGGCGCGGATGTTGAGCGTGCGCAGTTGCTCCGTCATGAACGTGGCAGAGGTCTGCGTGATACGGTTGGTGCGGGAGAGTATCTCCAGGTCGAAACCGTCGGGATACCCCGCATCGATCATCAGCTTTTTCGCGGTCGCCACGTCCTCCTGGCCGCCGGGCGTGTCCTTCGGGCGGAAGCCCGGCCATGTCTTTATCTCATCCGCCGGCACGCCCCAGTCGCCGAAGAAGATGAGCTTGCCGATCGCGCCCTGGCCTTCCGCCAGAATCTTGATGGCGGCCTGGCGGTCCAGCGCAAGGCTGACGGCCTTGCGGACGCGCACGTCGTCAAAGGGCGGCCGGCGCGTGTTCATGGAGAACGCAGGGCCCAGCGGCGAGGGCGAGCTGAAGAACTGCATGGCGGGCGTTGTGGCCTTGAGGGACTCCATCTCGCCCGGGGTCAACGTGGTGAAAACGCGCGCGGTCATGTGCGCCTGACCGGTGCGCATGGCGGCGAGGCGCGTGGCGGCGTCCGTAACGATGCGAATGCTCAGGCGGTCCAGATAGGGCCGCCCACTGACGAAGTAGGAGGGGTTGCGCACGAGCTCCACGCCCACCGCCGGCGTGTAGGACTCCAGCTTGAAGGGGCCGGTGCCAACGGCGTCGGTCTTCATACCGCCCTTGGCTTCCACCACCTTCCTCGGGTACATGGATGTTGATCCCGTGGTCAGGACGGCCATCGTCATGGCCAGGGGAGTCTTGAGTTGTAGCTGAACCGTCCGGTCATCCACCTTCACGACCTTGTCGAAGGAGGGACGTAGCAGCGGCCCGTACCGGCTTGCCACGCCCTGCGGCGGAGTGATGAGGCGCTGCAGGTTGAACGCTATATCGTCCGCCGTCAGCGGGGAACCGTCGTGGAATGTCACGCCTTGCCGGATACGCAATGTATAGACCTTGCCGTCCGGCGAGATATCCCAACTCTCCGCCAGATCCGCCACTATCTTGCTGCTTGTCTCCGTGTCGTACTGCACGATGCGGTTGTACACAGGCGCCACGCCGACGTCCGTGTTGACCGTGGACTCCTGCTGGACGTCCAGGCTGGGG from Dehalococcoidia bacterium includes the following:
- a CDS encoding ABC transporter substrate-binding protein; translation: RPAPAAPAPAAPAPTAAAAPATATPRPVATAPVSPATPKRGGRLIELLGANIPSLDVQQESTVNTDVGVAPVYNRIVQYDTETSSKIVADLAESWDISPDGKVYTLRIRQGVTFHDGSPLTADDIAFNLQRLITPPQGVASRYGPLLRPSFDKVVKVDDRTVQLQLKTPLAMTMAVLTTGSTSMYPRKVVEAKGGMKTDAVGTGPFKLESYTPAVGVELVRNPSYFVSGRPYLDRLSIRIVTDAATRLAAMRTGQAHMTARVFTTLTPGEMESLKATTPAMQFFSSPSPLGPAFSMNTRRPPFDDVRVRKAVSLALDRQAAIKILAEGQGAIGKLIFFGDWGVPADEIKTWPGFRPKDTPGGQEDVATAKKLMIDAGYPDGFDLEILSRTNRITQTSATFMTEQLRTLNIRARLRVLEDASFFDSAQRGQFQAVVYTPVYSTPDPGVIVSNYLTPGGSLNYSHDKDDRLKQLNDAQLGTVREDERRRLIREAEEYATKDLVGLMPMVWPYTFIAVAPQVRNFKSGISDYVHNGNLFEVLWMDQ